The Sphingobium aromaticiconvertens genome has a segment encoding these proteins:
- a CDS encoding epoxide hydrolase family protein: MEQFEIHVPDSVLDDLRRRIGDMRWPPSAEGLGWGYGFEQGYLRALAESWRTDFDWRAVERQINGFTHYRAVVDEVPIHFIREPGRGPAPIPLILTHGWPWTFWDMQKVIRPLADPAAYGGDPADAFDVIVPSLPGFTFSTPLPRVGINSVVTADLWRKLMTDVLGYPRFAAAGADWGARVTGQLGHKHADALYGIHTVNTTPLDLFNAERYWDITGYLVPYDTPPEIRARILPGLSRIVSHVAVQTVEPQTLAYAMHDSPVGMLAWLMQRRRDWGETGGDIESAFPREHLLATATLYWATESFASAARFYAEAIHHRWRPSHDRKPVIQAPAGITFLGGENPPGIDTPAQRIALFKASTAIDNYDLHYVNAHPHGGHFAHYENPEACITDIRATFRDLRHR, translated from the coding sequence ATGGAACAGTTTGAAATTCATGTGCCCGATAGCGTGCTGGACGATCTTCGTCGCCGGATCGGGGATATGCGCTGGCCGCCTTCGGCCGAAGGCCTCGGCTGGGGATATGGCTTCGAACAGGGCTATCTGCGCGCGCTTGCCGAAAGCTGGCGAACCGATTTCGATTGGCGCGCCGTCGAACGCCAGATCAACGGCTTCACGCATTACCGCGCCGTGGTAGACGAGGTGCCAATCCACTTCATCCGCGAACCGGGCCGAGGGCCCGCCCCGATCCCGCTGATCCTCACGCATGGCTGGCCCTGGACGTTCTGGGATATGCAGAAGGTTATCCGCCCGCTTGCCGATCCCGCGGCCTATGGCGGCGATCCCGCCGATGCGTTCGACGTGATCGTGCCTTCGCTGCCCGGTTTCACCTTCTCCACACCGCTGCCACGGGTCGGGATCAATTCGGTGGTGACGGCCGATCTCTGGCGGAAATTGATGACCGATGTCCTGGGCTATCCCCGCTTTGCCGCCGCAGGCGCGGATTGGGGGGCGCGCGTTACCGGCCAACTCGGCCACAAGCATGCCGATGCGCTGTATGGCATCCACACCGTTAATACGACCCCGCTCGATCTGTTCAACGCCGAACGCTATTGGGACATCACGGGCTATCTCGTCCCCTATGATACGCCGCCCGAGATCCGTGCACGCATCCTGCCCGGTCTGTCACGGATCGTTAGTCATGTCGCGGTGCAGACTGTCGAGCCGCAGACGCTGGCCTACGCGATGCATGATTCACCCGTCGGCATGCTCGCCTGGCTCATGCAGCGCCGCCGCGATTGGGGCGAGACCGGCGGCGATATCGAATCCGCCTTCCCGCGCGAACATCTGCTGGCGACCGCCACCCTCTACTGGGCGACCGAGAGCTTCGCGTCGGCTGCGCGCTTCTATGCCGAGGCGATCCACCATCGCTGGAGGCCGTCGCACGACCGCAAGCCGGTGATTCAGGCGCCGGCCGGGATCACCTTCCTCGGCGGCGAGAATCCGCCCGGCATCGACACGCCAGCGCAACGCATCGCGCTGTTCAAGGCTTCTACTGCGATCGACAATTACGATCTGCATTACGTCAATGCACACCCCCATGGCGGCCATTTCGCACATTATGAGAATCCGGAAGCCTGCATCACAGATATCCGCGCCACGTTTCGCGACCTTCGCCATCGTTGA
- a CDS encoding alpha/beta hydrolase produces MKPPIEISIDVTEAAGLGIPAQTAISVFLPEDGALADPPVVCFAFPGGGYSRHYYSFDMPDGTGGGEAGFHCDRGWIFVACDHLGFGDSTIPEGNALNLDNVAAANHATVGAIVARIESGTLAEGLPSIANATTLGIGQSMGGCFAVVAQGNWSTFDGVGILGYSGIHTIVPTRPGQPAMAWPWISRRSSLDAPKIMNDYTPTAPEPGGEHPFQWSFHYDDEPADIVALDMAAAAGVADPLPVWRSATTPPCGVYMVAPGAVALEAASIRVPVLIAVGERDVVPDPWAEPKAYKSATDIGVYVCPRMGHMHNFAHSRTLFWEKIHNWGEGVAALRAISRGTG; encoded by the coding sequence ATGAAACCGCCAATCGAGATCAGTATCGACGTGACGGAGGCGGCCGGACTCGGCATCCCCGCGCAGACCGCCATCAGCGTCTTCCTTCCCGAGGACGGTGCGCTTGCCGATCCGCCCGTGGTCTGCTTCGCCTTTCCGGGCGGCGGCTATAGCCGGCATTATTATTCGTTCGACATGCCGGACGGCACGGGCGGGGGAGAAGCAGGCTTTCATTGCGATCGGGGTTGGATCTTCGTTGCCTGCGATCATCTTGGTTTCGGCGATTCCACGATCCCCGAAGGCAATGCGCTCAATCTCGACAATGTCGCGGCCGCCAATCACGCGACCGTCGGCGCGATCGTGGCGCGGATCGAGTCCGGCACGCTGGCCGAAGGCTTGCCGTCGATCGCCAACGCGACGACACTCGGCATCGGACAATCGATGGGCGGCTGCTTCGCGGTCGTGGCCCAAGGCAATTGGAGCACGTTCGACGGCGTCGGGATCCTTGGCTATAGCGGTATCCACACGATCGTGCCGACGCGACCGGGACAGCCGGCTATGGCCTGGCCTTGGATTTCGCGGCGCTCGTCACTCGATGCGCCCAAGATCATGAACGACTATACCCCCACCGCGCCGGAGCCGGGCGGCGAACACCCGTTCCAATGGTCATTCCATTATGACGACGAACCCGCTGACATCGTCGCGCTCGACATGGCCGCAGCGGCCGGTGTCGCCGATCCGCTGCCGGTCTGGCGATCGGCGACGACGCCGCCATGTGGGGTCTATATGGTGGCGCCGGGCGCAGTCGCGCTGGAGGCGGCTTCGATCCGCGTGCCCGTGCTGATCGCGGTCGGCGAGCGGGACGTTGTCCCCGATCCTTGGGCAGAGCCCAAGGCGTATAAGAGCGCGACCGATATCGGAGTCTATGTGTGCCCGCGCATGGGCCACATGCACAATTTCGCGCATAGCCGAACGCTTTTCTGGGAGAAAATCCACAATTGGGGGGAGGGGGTCGCTGCGCTCCGTGCAATCAGCCGCGGAACGGGATGA
- a CDS encoding nuclear transport factor 2 family protein, whose protein sequence is MSIEQNKQIVLSWFDAVNRGDEDAIRDMTTEDFGFMTMARAPEWLLYHWTREEFAKVPSTMSTLLVSPIQLKVTDVTAEGERVAVEAETDSLMLSGKRYNNAYHFVFKLRDGKFYEVREYSCSYLAQSCFGAVTPLEPEASRMSAA, encoded by the coding sequence ATGAGCATCGAGCAGAACAAGCAGATCGTCCTGAGCTGGTTCGACGCGGTCAACCGTGGCGATGAGGACGCGATCCGCGACATGACGACCGAGGATTTCGGCTTTATGACGATGGCGCGCGCGCCGGAATGGCTGCTGTATCACTGGACGCGCGAGGAATTCGCGAAGGTGCCGAGCACGATGTCGACGCTGCTCGTGTCCCCGATCCAGCTGAAGGTCACCGACGTCACCGCAGAGGGCGAACGCGTCGCCGTTGAAGCCGAGACCGACTCGCTGATGCTGAGCGGAAAGCGTTACAACAATGCCTATCACTTCGTCTTCAAGCTGCGTGACGGCAAGTTCTACGAAGTGCGTGAATATAGCTGTAGCTATCTGGCGCAGAGCTGCTTTGGCGCGGTAACGCCGCTGGAGCCCGAGGCGTCGCGGATGTCGGCCGCCTGA
- a CDS encoding aromatic ring-hydroxylating dioxygenase subunit alpha, whose amino-acid sequence MQDQALSVIHKTMDEQLGRKHYPDGFPTLPEVPTGRYFDPRFEALEKEHLWKKTWLLACLATELPKPGSYRLFEQAGQSVIVSRGKDGEIRAFHNTCRHRASALLLEPQGKAMRFVCPYHAWGYSLEGKLVSVPDAHDFACLDKSERGLLPVRVETWRGLVFINLDDNAEPLADFMAPLASQTEGYPLEKLVVKDRIFVPMETNWKTAYHNFLEIYHVSTVHAKSIAPFLDSSSFVVALLANGHSRFATRKRKGDTIFKTDLTIPEDTGEIFRQCTVALPTFPNTFFALDPIGFTMQSFWPAGPGKSVMEARLLGWESDLPQDRDYWTKMRTMVEDILAEDLELFGSIQRGLESGLMPKVLMGYQERALYWFEEEVDRRIGVDRIPEDMRVAQVLGDQVSR is encoded by the coding sequence ATGCAAGATCAAGCATTGAGCGTCATTCACAAGACTATGGACGAGCAACTCGGCCGCAAACATTATCCGGACGGCTTCCCGACGCTGCCCGAAGTGCCGACCGGGCGCTATTTCGATCCGCGCTTCGAGGCGCTGGAGAAAGAACATCTGTGGAAGAAGACCTGGCTGCTCGCCTGCCTTGCCACCGAACTGCCCAAGCCGGGTTCCTATCGGCTGTTCGAACAGGCCGGCCAGTCGGTGATCGTCAGCCGTGGCAAGGACGGAGAGATCCGCGCCTTCCACAACACCTGTCGGCATCGCGCATCCGCGCTGCTGCTTGAGCCGCAGGGCAAGGCGATGCGCTTCGTCTGTCCCTATCATGCCTGGGGCTATTCGCTTGAAGGCAAGCTGGTTTCGGTGCCGGACGCCCATGATTTCGCGTGCCTCGATAAATCAGAGCGCGGTCTGCTGCCTGTCCGGGTCGAAACGTGGCGCGGATTGGTGTTCATCAATCTGGATGACAACGCCGAACCGCTTGCCGATTTCATGGCGCCGCTTGCATCGCAGACGGAGGGCTATCCGCTCGAGAAGCTGGTGGTGAAAGATCGCATCTTCGTGCCGATGGAAACCAACTGGAAGACGGCCTATCACAACTTTCTGGAGATTTATCACGTCAGCACGGTTCACGCGAAATCGATCGCGCCGTTCCTCGATTCGTCGAGCTTCGTGGTGGCGCTGCTGGCAAATGGGCATTCGCGGTTCGCGACCCGCAAGCGCAAAGGTGACACGATCTTCAAGACCGATCTGACGATTCCCGAGGATACCGGCGAGATTTTCAGGCAGTGCACCGTCGCGCTACCGACCTTCCCCAACACCTTCTTTGCGCTCGATCCCATCGGCTTCACGATGCAGAGCTTCTGGCCAGCAGGTCCGGGCAAATCGGTGATGGAGGCGCGGCTGCTCGGCTGGGAATCCGATCTGCCGCAGGATCGCGACTATTGGACAAAAATGCGGACGATGGTCGAGGATATTCTTGCCGAGGATCTGGAGTTGTTCGGCAGCATCCAGCGCGGGCTGGAGAGCGGTCTGATGCCCAAGGTCCTGATGGGCTATCAGGAACGGGCGCTCTATTGGTTCGAAGAGGAGGTTGATCGCCGCATCGGTGTTGATCGCATCCCGGAGGACATGCGTGTCGCGCAAGTGCTGGGGGATCAAGTTTCCCGGTAA
- a CDS encoding SDR family oxidoreductase: MNRLEGKVAIITGGAGGIGAASAERFIREGAKVVIADLFEDRAKAVAERLGPSAVPMFYDAGDDASIKVAIEETVARLGRIDILFNNAAVTDIRIQGQDTTATEIPFEVWDQTMNVNVRGVMAGCRFAIPHMLKAGGGSIINTASDSGLAGDIARIAYGTSKGAVITLTKYLAVQYGRQGIRANAIAPGVIMTDQMKKLPVLAATIQRHVVTPRLGIPEDIAALAAFLAADESAYITGQTISCDGGHLAHQPQIADMMDLEAEGRGDTIE, encoded by the coding sequence ATGAACAGACTCGAGGGCAAGGTCGCGATCATCACGGGCGGCGCGGGCGGGATCGGCGCCGCATCGGCTGAGCGTTTCATCCGTGAAGGCGCGAAGGTCGTCATCGCCGATCTGTTCGAGGATCGTGCGAAGGCGGTTGCGGAACGGCTTGGTCCGAGCGCCGTGCCGATGTTTTACGATGCCGGCGACGATGCATCCATAAAAGTGGCCATCGAGGAGACCGTGGCGCGACTCGGGCGGATCGACATATTGTTCAACAATGCCGCCGTCACCGATATCCGCATCCAGGGCCAGGATACGACCGCGACCGAGATACCCTTCGAAGTCTGGGATCAGACTATGAACGTGAATGTGCGCGGCGTGATGGCCGGGTGCCGCTTCGCGATCCCGCACATGCTGAAGGCGGGCGGCGGCTCCATCATCAACACCGCCTCCGATTCGGGACTCGCGGGGGATATCGCGCGGATTGCTTACGGCACGTCAAAGGGCGCGGTGATCACGCTCACCAAATATCTGGCGGTTCAATATGGCCGTCAGGGCATCCGCGCGAACGCTATCGCTCCGGGCGTTATCATGACCGATCAGATGAAGAAGCTGCCCGTCCTCGCCGCCACCATCCAGCGCCACGTCGTCACGCCCAGACTCGGCATTCCCGAAGATATCGCTGCGCTCGCCGCGTTTCTGGCAGCGGACGAATCCGCTTATATCACGGGCCAGACGATTTCTTGCGATGGTGGCCATCTCGCGCATCAGCCCCAGATTGCGGACATGATGGACCTGGAGGCGGAGGGCCGGGGCGACACCATCGAATAG
- a CDS encoding SDR family NAD(P)-dependent oxidoreductase, translating to MERLEGRVAIVTGSGGIGAASAIRLAAEGARVVIGDIDVEGAEVVVRAIEAKGGVAIALPLDIGDEESIVAFITAVRARYSRLDVLHNNAAATGTAQMGRDMAITMMKADIWDTAFRVNTRGTMLMIKHAIPLMLEGGGGSIINTSSGAALRGDLYGPAYAASKAAINCLTMYVATQYGKQGIRCNVVSPGLVATQNVKDNLPPEQLDRIETHKLTPYLGAPEDIAAAVAYLASDDARFVTAQVHVVDGGIIDHMPYFAEVYGEFTATPGQRIA from the coding sequence ATGGAACGACTTGAAGGCCGGGTGGCGATCGTCACCGGATCGGGCGGCATCGGCGCGGCGTCGGCGATCAGGCTCGCCGCCGAAGGTGCGCGTGTGGTGATCGGCGACATCGATGTCGAGGGCGCCGAGGTGGTCGTCCGTGCCATCGAGGCAAAGGGCGGCGTGGCGATCGCGCTGCCGCTCGATATCGGGGATGAAGAGAGTATCGTGGCATTCATCACGGCGGTCAGGGCGCGCTACAGTCGGCTCGACGTGCTGCACAACAATGCCGCCGCGACCGGCACCGCGCAGATGGGGCGCGACATGGCAATTACCATGATGAAGGCCGATATCTGGGATACCGCCTTCCGCGTGAACACGCGTGGCACGATGCTGATGATCAAGCACGCCATCCCGTTGATGCTGGAGGGCGGCGGCGGATCGATCATCAACACCAGTTCCGGCGCTGCGCTGCGTGGGGATCTCTATGGCCCCGCTTATGCGGCCTCCAAGGCGGCAATCAACTGCCTGACGATGTATGTCGCGACCCAATATGGCAAGCAGGGCATCCGCTGCAACGTAGTGTCGCCGGGTCTTGTCGCCACCCAGAACGTGAAGGACAATCTCCCGCCAGAACAGCTTGATCGTATCGAAACGCACAAGCTGACTCCGTATCTGGGTGCGCCGGAAGATATTGCTGCGGCGGTCGCCTACCTCGCATCCGACGACGCCCGCTTCGTGACCGCGCAGGTTCACGTCGTTGACGGCGGTATCATCGATCACATGCCCTATTTCGCCGAGGTCTACGGGGAGTTCACCGCGACGCCCGGCCAGCGGATCGCGTGA
- a CDS encoding GntR family transcriptional regulator, which produces MDDFSITSRAYQTLRAQIIGCTLKPESRLNIASLQSSLSLSQASVREALSRLTAEGLVEIERHRGFRVAPVSASGFRELTEACLTVELPCIRSSIANGDLEWERQLIAAYHRAAQTLQQVNAGSAGVDAYSNERQAFYEVLLSACDNAWLLWSWRLLYAQNMRYRHMYLSLARYELEQLPVHEEILQALLKRDVAKVEALAIANYEHVMNFVEQALASEAKTAVDKGKQRRTAA; this is translated from the coding sequence ATGGACGATTTCAGCATCACCAGCCGTGCCTATCAGACGCTTCGCGCGCAGATCATAGGATGCACGCTCAAGCCCGAATCGAGGCTCAATATCGCATCGCTCCAGTCGAGCCTGTCGTTGAGCCAGGCGTCGGTTCGAGAGGCCTTGTCGCGACTGACCGCAGAGGGGCTTGTGGAGATCGAGCGGCATCGCGGCTTCCGCGTCGCGCCCGTCTCCGCAAGCGGTTTCCGCGAACTGACCGAGGCGTGCCTGACGGTGGAATTGCCCTGCATCCGCTCCTCGATCGCAAACGGCGATCTGGAATGGGAGCGCCAGCTGATCGCGGCCTATCATCGGGCGGCCCAGACGCTCCAGCAGGTCAATGCCGGCAGTGCCGGGGTCGATGCCTATTCCAACGAGCGCCAGGCTTTCTACGAAGTTTTGCTCAGCGCCTGCGACAATGCATGGCTGCTCTGGTCCTGGCGACTGCTTTACGCGCAGAACATGCGCTACCGGCACATGTACCTGTCGCTCGCGCGCTACGAACTCGAACAACTGCCGGTGCACGAGGAGATCCTCCAGGCATTGCTCAAGCGCGACGTCGCCAAGGTCGAGGCGTTGGCGATCGCCAATTACGAGCATGTGATGAATTTCGTCGAGCAGGCACTGGCGAGCGAGGCCAAAACTGCGGTGGACAAAGGCAAGCAGCGGCGCACCGCCGCCTGA
- a CDS encoding EthD domain-containing protein, with the protein MMTDAALSVLPQDGLWRVTALIRWRAVRDATTADVQMDDVLVPAIVDALKDEPRLVRLVVDRPPAVLDPAIAGMFPPLFDAMIEFWFANAVDAGAVMARIGGNDAVRAAADAVIDRAHSVVWLAQVFPIKPEQGQSRVKFLAGGDAADGWAIGDAQAYWRDVHPAVARTAPSVWTPLTRYVQFHGGPAPMEALADVFGTWRQVPMCAEMGFADEHDFISNYSNEEYRKIVRPDEEKFSRPGEALSFVSGAERVILARN; encoded by the coding sequence ATGATGACGGATGCTGCCCTTTCAGTGCTTCCGCAGGACGGATTGTGGCGGGTCACGGCGCTGATCCGGTGGCGTGCGGTGCGCGATGCCACAACCGCGGACGTACAAATGGACGACGTGCTGGTCCCAGCGATCGTGGATGCCCTCAAAGACGAGCCACGGCTGGTGCGGCTGGTGGTCGATCGCCCGCCGGCGGTGCTCGATCCCGCCATTGCGGGGATGTTTCCACCCTTGTTCGATGCGATGATCGAATTCTGGTTCGCGAACGCGGTGGATGCAGGCGCGGTCATGGCGCGGATCGGGGGCAACGATGCGGTGCGCGCGGCGGCCGACGCCGTCATCGACCGCGCGCATAGCGTCGTGTGGCTGGCACAGGTCTTTCCGATCAAGCCCGAACAAGGTCAAAGCCGGGTCAAGTTCCTGGCCGGAGGGGATGCGGCGGACGGCTGGGCGATCGGTGACGCGCAGGCCTATTGGCGCGACGTCCACCCGGCCGTCGCCCGTACCGCACCGAGCGTGTGGACCCCCCTCACCCGCTATGTTCAGTTTCACGGCGGCCCGGCACCGATGGAGGCCTTGGCAGACGTGTTCGGCACCTGGCGGCAGGTGCCGATGTGCGCCGAGATGGGGTTCGCCGACGAGCACGATTTCATCTCCAACTACAGCAACGAGGAATATCGCAAGATCGTGCGGCCAGACGAGGAGAAATTCTCCCGCCCCGGCGAGGCGCTCTCCTTCGTTAGTGGCGCGGAGCGCGTGATCCTTGCGCGGAACTGA
- a CDS encoding LLM class flavin-dependent oxidoreductase, protein MKISYLAMTSYEGPAPGIEVWPAPSHFCDPQIAADSIARTLDRCAHADRLGFDWVSVSEHHYAPYMMTPNPMIMAAAIAQRVERATIALLGPLVPLNNPVRLAEELAMLDAMTGGRIAVLFLRGTPNEHHTYDTQGDTRAMTQEGIDLILKAWREDEPFAWEGTYYRFNTVSVWPRVVQKPHPILFGSGNSEESIVFAAGRRLGIAFSFAPLDTIHEWIALYRREAATRGWTPTPAHILYRGIGHVAPTDEQAGAEVARFFGEQAAQQARLQARTMGGPPVNSLILQPYFLGGPETLVAQFEALRACGVGVVDMVFLGHHDQQTHAMSLFAERVMPVIQSWDDVRFDEVAPALVNVA, encoded by the coding sequence GTGAAGATCTCCTATCTGGCCATGACGTCCTACGAAGGCCCCGCGCCCGGCATTGAAGTCTGGCCCGCGCCTTCGCATTTTTGCGACCCTCAGATCGCAGCGGATTCTATCGCGCGCACGCTGGACCGCTGCGCGCATGCCGATCGGCTGGGCTTCGATTGGGTCAGCGTCTCGGAGCATCATTATGCACCGTACATGATGACGCCGAACCCGATGATCATGGCGGCCGCGATCGCCCAGCGCGTCGAGCGTGCGACGATCGCGTTGCTGGGTCCACTCGTGCCGCTCAACAATCCGGTGCGGCTTGCCGAGGAACTGGCGATGCTGGACGCGATGACGGGCGGTCGCATCGCCGTGCTGTTCCTGCGCGGCACGCCCAACGAACATCACACTTACGACACACAGGGCGATACCCGCGCGATGACGCAGGAGGGCATTGACCTCATCCTGAAGGCCTGGCGGGAAGACGAGCCCTTCGCCTGGGAAGGGACTTACTATCGCTTCAATACCGTCTCGGTGTGGCCGCGGGTGGTACAGAAGCCGCATCCCATCCTATTCGGATCGGGCAATTCTGAGGAATCGATCGTGTTCGCCGCCGGACGTCGCCTGGGCATCGCCTTTTCCTTCGCGCCGCTCGACACGATCCACGAATGGATCGCGCTCTATCGGCGCGAGGCGGCCACACGCGGCTGGACGCCCACCCCGGCGCATATCCTCTATCGCGGCATCGGCCATGTCGCGCCCACCGACGAACAGGCGGGTGCGGAGGTGGCGCGCTTCTTTGGCGAACAGGCAGCGCAACAGGCCCGCCTTCAGGCACGAACCATGGGCGGCCCCCCGGTCAATTCGCTGATCCTGCAACCCTATTTCCTCGGCGGACCGGAAACGCTGGTCGCGCAGTTCGAGGCGTTGCGCGCCTGCGGTGTTGGGGTCGTCGATATGGTGTTCCTAGGCCATCACGATCAACAGACGCACGCGATGAGCCTGTTCGCGGAGCGCGTGATGCCCGTCATCCAAAGCTGGGACGACGTGCGCTTCGACGAGGTCGCGCCGGCGCTGGTGAATGTGGCATGA
- a CDS encoding SDR family oxidoreductase, whose protein sequence is MDLGIAGKVALVTGGTHGMGRTVAEALGENGARVVVVARGQAGLDDTVDAIRAAGGEAVGVSADLTDFAAYPYMVDAAKKTFGAPDIAIFTPVAPPSGGFDDFDDAEFDRAYAYIVKAFAHFARAVSPAMKERQWGRIVTIGSGAAKSPARASILNFDYVLANTVRPAGLGLSRSLADELGPFGITVNTVPPGFIDTGEAYKAFFEKCARDAGMDYDAFITAFLKRIPANRFGTPREVGSLVAFLCSQDAGYITGQYIVVDGGYMQIYH, encoded by the coding sequence ATGGATCTCGGAATTGCGGGCAAGGTCGCGCTGGTGACCGGCGGGACGCACGGCATGGGTCGCACGGTGGCCGAAGCACTTGGGGAAAACGGCGCGCGCGTCGTGGTCGTGGCGCGTGGTCAGGCGGGGCTCGACGACACGGTCGATGCGATTCGCGCTGCGGGCGGCGAAGCCGTCGGCGTTTCGGCGGATCTGACGGACTTCGCCGCCTATCCCTATATGGTCGATGCGGCGAAAAAAACGTTCGGCGCGCCGGATATCGCGATCTTCACGCCTGTGGCGCCGCCATCGGGTGGGTTCGACGATTTCGACGATGCCGAATTCGATCGTGCCTATGCCTATATCGTAAAGGCCTTTGCGCATTTCGCGCGCGCCGTCTCCCCCGCGATGAAGGAACGCCAATGGGGGCGGATCGTGACGATCGGCTCGGGCGCCGCCAAGTCGCCCGCGCGCGCCTCGATCCTCAATTTCGATTATGTGCTCGCCAACACCGTCCGCCCAGCGGGATTGGGACTAAGCCGCAGCCTTGCCGACGAACTCGGGCCGTTCGGGATCACGGTCAACACCGTGCCACCCGGTTTCATCGATACCGGCGAGGCCTATAAGGCGTTCTTCGAGAAATGCGCGCGCGATGCCGGGATGGACTATGATGCATTCATAACCGCATTCCTGAAGCGCATTCCTGCCAATCGCTTCGGCACCCCGCGCGAGGTAGGTTCGCTCGTCGCGTTCCTCTGCTCTCAGGACGCTGGCTACATCACCGGGCAATATATCGTCGTCGATGGCGGATACATGCAGATTTATCATTGA
- a CDS encoding YybH family protein, translated as MTLTKKLLAASAMSLCLIGAAPPEPVFNAPADVAAIKAVEDFLATELDIDKVITAYADDAVVLDIYAPGVFKGRKAIYDGFGPQLARIKALNSKTPEMTIATNGNFGCAAMQIAFETTLKDGTQFKMNLRQLDALKKIDGKWKVVQQHISLPLDPKTLNAVLDAPIQPRAITWSEKPLADPSVTQEKGNAEIRAFMDVGGASQGLDMLMGYYGPTDDLLVYDSLHPKALIGMKEVRDYYASIMGSYKGIKLSMPNFTVDNDGSFGVQIDTQDLTLTMNDGSTRNISLRQSDCMRRLNGKWYSFFEMISYPVDMKTNKGIMEGPGATR; from the coding sequence ATGACGCTGACGAAGAAGCTGCTTGCTGCATCCGCGATGAGTCTGTGCCTGATCGGCGCGGCGCCACCCGAGCCTGTCTTCAATGCGCCCGCTGACGTCGCGGCGATCAAGGCGGTCGAGGATTTTCTGGCGACCGAACTCGATATCGACAAGGTCATCACCGCCTATGCCGATGATGCGGTGGTGCTCGATATTTACGCCCCCGGCGTCTTCAAGGGGCGCAAGGCGATATACGACGGATTCGGGCCGCAACTGGCCCGGATCAAGGCGCTCAATAGCAAGACGCCCGAAATGACCATCGCGACAAACGGCAATTTCGGCTGTGCGGCGATGCAGATCGCGTTCGAAACGACGCTCAAGGACGGCACGCAGTTCAAGATGAACCTGCGCCAACTCGATGCGCTCAAGAAGATCGACGGCAAATGGAAGGTCGTCCAGCAGCACATCTCGCTGCCGCTTGATCCCAAGACGCTCAATGCGGTGCTGGATGCACCGATCCAGCCGCGCGCGATCACCTGGTCAGAAAAGCCGCTGGCCGATCCTTCGGTGACGCAGGAGAAAGGTAATGCGGAGATTCGCGCATTCATGGATGTCGGCGGTGCCTCGCAGGGGCTTGATATGCTGATGGGCTATTACGGGCCGACCGACGATCTGCTCGTCTATGACAGCCTTCACCCCAAGGCGCTGATTGGCATGAAGGAAGTGCGTGATTATTACGCGTCGATCATGGGTAGCTATAAGGGCATCAAGCTGTCGATGCCCAATTTCACGGTCGATAACGATGGCTCGTTCGGCGTGCAGATCGATACGCAGGATCTTACGCTTACCATGAATGACGGCAGTACGCGCAACATCTCGTTGCGGCAGAGCGATTGCATGCGGCGCCTCAATGGCAAATGGTATTCGTTCTTCGAGATGATCTCCTATCCGGTCGATATGAAGACCAACAAGGGCATCATGGAAGGGCCGGGCGCGACCCGATAA